The Azospirillum thermophilum genome contains the following window.
CCATCTGCCCCGGCTGGGTGCTGACCCCGCTGGTGCAGAAGCAGATCGACGCGCTGGCCGCCGCCCGCGGCGTCGGCGTCGACGAGGCGGCGCGCGAACTGGTGGGCGAGAAGCAGCCCTCCAAGTCCTTCGTGACGCCCGACCAGCTCGGCGCGCTGGCCGTCTTCCTCTGCTCCGACGCGGCGTCGAACATGCGCGGCGCGGCGCTCGCCATGGATGGCGGCTGGACGGCGCAATAAAGCTAAAATTTAACCGCCTGCGCGGGCTGCGGCACCTTGGCAGCCCGCGGGCGACCGCCTATCGTGCGGGGTACCCCGGACCCGCAGCACGAGCGCCATGGCGAAGCGACCGACCGAGTTGGCCTATTGGGTGGACGAGCGTCCCCCTCCCCTCCCCCTTCTCCTCCTGTCGCTTCAGCATTTCGCCCTCGTCACCATCTTCCTGGTGGTGGCGGTGACGATCGCGCGGATGGCGCATCTCGATGCGGAGGCGGGCAGCCGGCTGGTCAGCCTGACCATGGTCGCCGGCGGGATCGCCACCATCCTGCAATGCCTGGGGCGGGGCGGCGTCGGCTCCGGCTACATGGTGCCGGCGACCACCACCACCATCCTGCTGCCGCCCGCCGCGGTGGCGCTGCAGCAGGGCGGGCTGCCGCTGCTGTTCGGCATGAGCGCCTTCGCCGGGCTGGTGGCGATGGCGCTGTCGCGGGTGATCCACCGGCTGCGCCCGCTGTTCCCGACGGAGATTGCCGGCTTCGTCGTCTTCATGATCGGCCTGACGGTGATGATCCTGGCGGTCCGCCAGCTCCTGGGGATGGGCGGGGCCCAGGGCGAATATGCCCACTATGCGGCGCTGGGCCTGCCCGTGCTGGCGATCATCGTCGGGCTGAACGTCTGGGGCGGCCGGACGCTGCGCCTCTACTGCTCGCTGATCGGGGTGGCGCTGGGCTACGGGCTCGGCCTGGCGGAGGGCTGGATTTCGGAGGCCGACCTGCGGACGCTGGCCGCCGCCGACCCCTTCGAGGTGCCGGTGCCGGGCGGCTGGGGCCTCGCCTTCGATGCCGAGCTGATGCTGCCCTTCCTCATCACCGGGCTCGCCATGGCGCTGAACTCGGTCGGGGCGGTGACCGCGGCGCAGAAGGCCAACGACGCCGAGTGGAAGCGGCCGGACATGGCGAACATCGGCCGCGGCATCTTCGCCGACGGGCTGTCCAACCTGCTGGCGGCCCTGCTGGGCGGCGTCGGGCAGGCGGCGACCTCCGGCGCGGTCGGGCTGTCGGCGGCGACGGGGGCGACCAGCCGCTATATCGGCTTCGGGGTCGGCGCCCTGCTGATCGCGCTGTCCTTCTCGCCGAAGGTGGCGACGGCCCTGCTGATCATGCCGCCGCCGGTGATCGGGGCGGCGCTGATGACCAGCGGCTGCTTCCTGGTGATGAACGGCGTGCAGG
Protein-coding sequences here:
- a CDS encoding uracil-xanthine permease family protein, with protein sequence MAKRPTELAYWVDERPPPLPLLLLSLQHFALVTIFLVVAVTIARMAHLDAEAGSRLVSLTMVAGGIATILQCLGRGGVGSGYMVPATTTTILLPPAAVALQQGGLPLLFGMSAFAGLVAMALSRVIHRLRPLFPTEIAGFVVFMIGLTVMILAVRQLLGMGGAQGEYAHYAALGLPVLAIIVGLNVWGGRTLRLYCSLIGVALGYGLGLAEGWISEADLRTLAAADPFEVPVPGGWGLAFDAELMLPFLITGLAMALNSVGAVTAAQKANDAEWKRPDMANIGRGIFADGLSNLLAALLGGVGQAATSGAVGLSAATGATSRYIGFGVGALLIALSFSPKVATALLIMPPPVIGAALMTSGCFLVMNGVQVISSRMLDSRKIFVLGIALAFGLARLVDPQFFNLLPRWMQPWVGSPLTVAVVLVVALNGVLRIGTAKRSRVRLDLSQLAPERLSEVLTEQGQIWAAEPETIYRVRFALQEVFELLIQHDMVLEEAGGSRYVDLQTRFDEFTFTVTVAYAGIPLTVTTARPTEDEILESEDGARRLASFLIGRVANQVRTGLRNGRCELTLAFTA